A genome region from Alicyclobacillus acidocaldarius subsp. acidocaldarius DSM 446 includes the following:
- a CDS encoding metal-sensitive transcriptional regulator: MEYNDQMKNRLKRIEGQVRGVIGMMEQGKSCKEVVNQLTAIRTAVDRVIMYVVGENMEQCIREELAGKGSAEHVIQEAIELLMKSR, encoded by the coding sequence ATGGAATACAACGATCAGATGAAGAACCGCCTGAAGCGCATCGAAGGGCAGGTGCGCGGCGTCATCGGCATGATGGAACAGGGCAAGAGCTGTAAAGAGGTCGTGAACCAGCTCACGGCCATCCGCACGGCGGTCGATCGCGTCATCATGTACGTCGTCGGCGAAAACATGGAGCAGTGCATCCGCGAAGAGCTGGCGGGCAAGGGCTCCGCGGAGCACGTCATCCAAGAGGCCATCGAGCTGCTCATGAAGAGCCGCTGA
- a CDS encoding acyl-CoA thioesterase: protein MSQLVTHAFDDATALSFDGRQFHGQVKAEYYNMVGPFGGITAATMLKAAMSHPERLGQPLALTVNFAAPAKVAPFVIEAVPVRTNRSTQHFTLTMMQDGEVVTTATAVFGIRRESWSHTEAVMPDVPPPADVPRFVAPAPLPWMQWYHVRLIRGSAFDEVQDATTYQWMRDDPPRPLDHAALAALCDTFVPRVYVKLKRPVPIGTVTFTVYFLADPETIFRQGTNELLGVARATGFSHGYFDQIGEVWSQDGDLLATTTQLVYMKAPVSGSS, encoded by the coding sequence ATGTCTCAACTTGTGACACACGCATTCGACGACGCCACAGCCCTTTCGTTTGACGGCCGGCAGTTTCACGGACAGGTCAAGGCCGAATACTACAACATGGTGGGGCCGTTTGGCGGCATCACCGCGGCCACCATGCTCAAAGCCGCCATGTCCCATCCCGAACGCCTTGGCCAACCGCTCGCGCTGACGGTGAACTTCGCGGCGCCCGCCAAGGTGGCGCCGTTCGTCATCGAAGCGGTGCCCGTCCGCACAAACCGCTCGACGCAGCACTTCACGCTGACCATGATGCAGGACGGCGAAGTGGTCACCACCGCCACTGCCGTGTTCGGCATCCGGCGCGAATCCTGGTCGCACACCGAGGCCGTCATGCCCGACGTGCCGCCGCCAGCCGACGTGCCGAGATTCGTCGCGCCCGCACCGCTCCCGTGGATGCAGTGGTACCACGTTCGCCTCATCCGAGGCTCGGCGTTCGACGAGGTTCAGGACGCCACCACCTACCAGTGGATGCGCGACGATCCGCCGCGCCCGCTCGATCACGCCGCGCTCGCCGCGCTCTGCGACACGTTCGTGCCGCGCGTCTACGTGAAGCTGAAGCGGCCCGTTCCCATCGGCACCGTGACGTTCACGGTGTACTTTCTCGCCGACCCGGAGACCATTTTCCGCCAAGGCACAAACGAGCTGCTCGGCGTCGCCCGCGCCACCGGCTTTTCCCACGGCTACTTCGACCAAATCGGCGAAGTGTGGTCGCAGGACGGCGACCTCTTGGCGACCACGACGCAGCTCGTGTACATGAAGGCCCCCGTCAGCGGCTCTTCATGA